In Isoalcanivorax indicus, the following proteins share a genomic window:
- the ilvA gene encoding threonine ammonia-lyase, biosynthetic — translation MPDRYIKKILQARVYDVAIESPLHEVGLISRRLNNRVLLKREDLQPVFSFKLRGAYNKIAGLTPAQQQRGVICASAGNHAQGVALAAGFLGLKAVIVMPRTTPEIKVRSVRERGGKVVLHGDSFDEALAHARELEARDQLTFVHPYDDPEVIAGQGTVGMEILRQHTGPIDAVFLPVGGGGLAAGVAAYIKYLRPDVRIVAVEPEDAACFKAAMEKQRRVVLPEVGLFADGVAVKQVGKETFRVLRKCVDEVITANTDEICAAVKDIFEDTRSIAEPAGALALAGLKNWVSRHGAEGKTLVAVHSGANVNFDRLRHISERAEVGEQREAILAVTIPERPGSFRQFCQALGRRAITEFNYRYRDARDATIFVGVQIRPGSDDLSSLLRSLQDKNYPVVDMTGNEMAKLHIRHLVGGRAMASDPGEMLYRVQFPERPGALLKFLMSLGSHWNISLFHYRNHGAAYGRVLVGFQVSAGEEARLRKDLRDVPYPMTEESDNPAYQLFLR, via the coding sequence ATGCCGGACCGCTACATCAAGAAGATTCTGCAGGCCCGCGTTTATGACGTGGCCATAGAAAGCCCGTTGCATGAAGTCGGCCTGATTTCCCGTCGTCTGAACAACCGTGTGCTGCTGAAGCGGGAAGACCTGCAGCCGGTCTTCTCCTTCAAGTTGCGAGGGGCCTACAACAAGATCGCCGGCCTGACGCCAGCCCAGCAACAGCGCGGGGTTATCTGCGCCTCTGCAGGCAATCATGCCCAGGGCGTCGCGCTGGCCGCCGGTTTCCTGGGTCTCAAGGCGGTGATCGTGATGCCTCGCACCACGCCCGAGATCAAGGTGCGTTCGGTGCGCGAACGGGGTGGCAAGGTCGTGCTGCATGGTGACAGCTTCGATGAGGCCCTGGCCCATGCCCGCGAGCTGGAGGCGCGTGACCAGCTGACCTTTGTGCACCCCTATGACGACCCCGAGGTGATTGCCGGCCAGGGCACTGTGGGCATGGAGATACTGCGCCAGCACACGGGGCCCATTGATGCCGTGTTTCTGCCGGTGGGCGGCGGTGGCCTGGCGGCGGGTGTGGCGGCGTACATCAAGTACCTGCGCCCGGATGTGCGCATCGTGGCGGTGGAGCCGGAGGATGCAGCCTGCTTCAAGGCGGCGATGGAGAAGCAGCGCCGTGTGGTCCTGCCGGAAGTCGGTCTGTTTGCCGACGGTGTGGCGGTCAAGCAGGTGGGCAAGGAGACCTTCCGGGTGCTGCGCAAGTGCGTGGACGAAGTGATCACCGCCAATACCGACGAAATCTGTGCGGCGGTAAAAGACATCTTTGAAGATACCCGTTCCATCGCCGAACCGGCGGGCGCGCTGGCGCTGGCGGGCCTGAAGAACTGGGTCAGTCGGCATGGTGCCGAAGGCAAGACGCTGGTGGCGGTGCACAGTGGCGCCAATGTGAACTTCGATCGGCTGCGGCATATTTCCGAGCGCGCCGAGGTGGGTGAGCAGCGCGAGGCGATCCTGGCGGTGACCATTCCGGAGCGGCCCGGCAGCTTCCGGCAGTTCTGCCAGGCGCTGGGGCGACGCGCCATCACCGAGTTCAATTACCGTTATCGCGATGCACGTGACGCCACGATATTTGTCGGCGTGCAGATTCGTCCCGGCTCGGATGACCTGTCCTCGTTGCTGAGGTCGTTGCAGGACAAGAACTATCCGGTGGTCGACATGACCGGTAATGAAATGGCGAAGCTGCATATTCGCCATCTGGTGGGTGGCCGCGCCATGGCTTCCGACCCCGGTGAGATGCTCTATCGGGTGCAGTTCCCGGAACGTCCGGGGGCGCTGCTGAAGTTCCTCATGTCCCTGGGCAGCCACTGGAACATCAGCCTGTTCCATTACCGCAATCACGGTGCGGCCTACGGGCGGGTGCTGGTGGGCTTCCAGGTGTCTGCCGGGGAAGAGGCCCGTTTGCGCAAGGACCTGCGCGATGTGCCCTACCCGATGACCGAAGAGAGCGATAATCCGGCCTATCAGCTCTTCCTGCGTTGA
- the rpiA gene encoding ribose-5-phosphate isomerase RpiA, whose protein sequence is MDQDALKKAAADMALTFIQPGTVVGVGTGSTANFFIDGLAAMKDDIKGAVASSEASAKRLQSHGITVLSLNDVNEIPVYVDGADEVTRHREMIKGGGGALTREKIVAAVADQFICVVDASKRVNRLGAFPLPVEVVPMARSYVARRLTALGGRPKYREGFVTDNGNIILDVHGLDIMRPIKLEEDINNIVGVVTNGLFARRPADIVLMATPDGVERF, encoded by the coding sequence ATGGATCAGGACGCACTGAAGAAAGCCGCTGCCGACATGGCATTGACCTTCATACAGCCCGGCACCGTTGTCGGCGTCGGCACCGGCAGCACCGCCAACTTCTTCATTGACGGCCTCGCCGCCATGAAAGACGACATCAAGGGGGCGGTAGCCAGCTCCGAGGCCAGCGCGAAACGCCTGCAGTCTCACGGTATCACCGTGCTGTCGCTGAATGACGTCAACGAGATTCCCGTGTACGTGGATGGCGCCGACGAAGTGACCCGCCACCGCGAGATGATCAAGGGCGGCGGCGGCGCCCTGACCCGCGAAAAGATTGTCGCCGCCGTGGCCGACCAGTTCATCTGCGTGGTCGATGCCAGCAAGCGGGTCAACCGGCTCGGCGCCTTTCCGCTGCCCGTAGAGGTGGTCCCCATGGCGCGCTCCTATGTCGCGCGCCGCCTGACCGCACTGGGCGGCCGCCCGAAGTACCGGGAAGGCTTCGTGACCGATAACGGCAATATCATTCTGGATGTGCACGGGCTGGACATCATGCGCCCGATCAAGCTGGAAGAAGATATCAACAACATCGTCGGCGTGGTCACCAATGGCCTGTTCGCCCGACGCCCTGCCGATATCGTGCTGATGGCGACGCCGGACGGCGTGGAGCGCTTCTGA
- a CDS encoding fumarylacetoacetate hydrolase family protein: MKAPYQHKWIDGSVMDMPVGKVVCVGRNYAEHARELGNEVPAEPVLFMKPASALCHLEAPLAIPRDRGAVHHEVEMVVLIGAPLCKASDDEAKAAIAAYGIGLDLTLRDVQDGLKEKGLPWEKAKAFDGSAPVSGLIDARGVSTRQNLDVMLDVNGEMRQYGHTGQMLFPVFQLVAEISRHFTLMPGDLVFTGTPKGVGPLQVGDRLAIRLGNFLVTRTEVV; encoded by the coding sequence ATGAAAGCACCTTATCAGCACAAATGGATCGACGGTTCGGTCATGGACATGCCGGTGGGCAAGGTGGTGTGCGTGGGCCGCAACTACGCGGAACATGCGCGTGAGCTGGGTAATGAAGTGCCGGCAGAGCCGGTGCTGTTCATGAAGCCGGCCTCGGCCTTGTGCCATCTGGAGGCGCCGCTGGCGATTCCCCGTGACCGGGGCGCGGTGCATCACGAGGTGGAAATGGTGGTGCTGATCGGGGCGCCGCTGTGCAAGGCGTCGGACGACGAGGCCAAGGCAGCCATTGCGGCCTACGGGATCGGTCTGGACCTGACCCTGCGGGATGTGCAGGACGGGCTCAAGGAGAAGGGCCTGCCGTGGGAGAAGGCCAAGGCCTTTGACGGCAGTGCGCCGGTGTCCGGGCTGATCGATGCGCGGGGTGTCTCCACGCGTCAGAACCTGGATGTGATGCTGGACGTGAATGGCGAGATGCGCCAGTACGGCCATACCGGGCAGATGCTGTTCCCGGTCTTTCAACTGGTGGCGGAGATCAGCCGGCATTTCACCCTGATGCCGGGGGACCTGGTGTTTACCGGCACGCCAAAGGGGGTGGGCCCTTTGCAGGTGGGCGACCGGCTTGCCATTCGGCTGGGCAACTTCCTGGTGACCCGCACCGAGGTGGTCTGA
- a CDS encoding FAD-binding oxidoreductase, with amino-acid sequence MSQNTVADLFRPLLGDTRCLTDADSCQRYGVDWTKVWAPAPSVVLLPETVEEVQEIVRLANEHGIALVPSGGRTGLSAGAVAASGEAVVAFDRMNKVLGFDAYDRAVTVQPGVITQQLQDYAEEQGLFYPVDFASAGSSQIGGNIGTNAGGIKVIRYGMTRDWITGLKVVTGKGDLLDLNKGLIKNATGYDFRHLFIGSEGTLGFVVEATVKLARQPKDLAVLVLGSPGFAEVMKVLHAFQQQIDLTAFEFFSDKAMAHVLAHGVPRPFETEAPFYCLLEFEQLSDATADQAMEIFEHCVEQGWVLDGVMSQSLQQLEQLWQLRERISESIAPHTPYKNDIAVSVSKVPAFVEEVDAVVQQAYPDFEIVWFGHIGDGNMHLNILKPAALAKEEFFARCNNVSKWVFEIVQKYNGSISAEHGVGMTKKPYLHYSRSAAEIDYMRAMKQIFDPNGIMNPGKLL; translated from the coding sequence ATGAGTCAAAACACCGTTGCAGACCTCTTCCGTCCCCTGCTGGGCGATACTCGCTGCCTGACCGATGCTGACAGCTGTCAGCGCTATGGGGTGGACTGGACCAAGGTCTGGGCGCCCGCGCCCAGCGTGGTGCTGTTACCGGAGACGGTGGAGGAGGTGCAGGAGATTGTGCGCCTGGCCAATGAGCATGGCATCGCGCTGGTGCCCTCCGGAGGCCGGACGGGTCTGTCGGCGGGGGCGGTGGCGGCCAGTGGTGAGGCGGTGGTGGCCTTTGATCGCATGAACAAGGTGTTGGGGTTTGATGCCTATGATCGGGCGGTGACGGTGCAGCCGGGGGTCATTACCCAGCAGTTGCAGGATTACGCGGAGGAACAGGGGCTGTTCTATCCGGTGGACTTTGCTTCGGCGGGGTCGAGTCAGATTGGCGGCAATATCGGTACCAATGCCGGCGGCATCAAGGTGATCCGTTATGGCATGACGCGGGACTGGATTACCGGCTTGAAGGTGGTCACGGGCAAGGGTGATCTGCTGGACCTGAACAAGGGATTGATCAAGAACGCGACGGGCTATGATTTCCGGCATCTGTTCATCGGCTCGGAAGGCACGCTGGGTTTTGTCGTCGAGGCGACAGTGAAGCTGGCGCGGCAGCCGAAGGATCTGGCGGTGCTGGTACTGGGGTCGCCGGGTTTTGCCGAGGTGATGAAGGTGCTGCATGCGTTTCAGCAGCAGATAGACCTGACCGCGTTCGAGTTCTTTTCCGACAAGGCGATGGCGCATGTGCTGGCGCATGGGGTGCCGCGTCCGTTCGAGACGGAGGCGCCGTTCTATTGCCTGCTGGAATTCGAGCAACTTTCCGACGCCACGGCGGATCAGGCCATGGAAATCTTCGAGCATTGCGTCGAGCAGGGCTGGGTGCTGGATGGGGTCATGAGTCAGTCGTTGCAGCAGCTGGAGCAGCTGTGGCAGTTGCGCGAGCGCATTTCGGAAAGCATTGCGCCGCATACGCCCTACAAGAACGATATTGCGGTCAGTGTCAGCAAGGTGCCGGCATTTGTAGAAGAAGTGGACGCGGTGGTGCAACAGGCGTATCCGGATTTCGAAATTGTCTGGTTCGGGCATATCGGTGATGGCAACATGCACCTGAATATTCTCAAGCCGGCGGCACTGGCCAAAGAGGAATTCTTTGCGCGCTGCAATAATGTGTCGAAATGGGTCTTCGAGATTGTGCAGAAGTACAACGGGTCGATTTCGGCGGAACATGGTGTGGGCATGACCAAGAAGCCGTATCTGCATTATTCCCGCTCGGCAGCGGAGATCGACTACATGCGCGCCATGAAACAGATCTTTGATCCCAACGGCATCATGAACCCGGGCAAGTTGCTCTGA
- the serA gene encoding phosphoglycerate dehydrogenase, whose product MARTSLEKDKIRVLLLEGIHDTAVENLRQSGYTNVELLKGALTGDDLKEKVRDAHIIGIRSRTQLTEEIFAAADKLMAVGCFCIGTNQVDLGAALSRGIPVFNAPYSNTRSVAELVVGEAIMLMRGIPERNASCHRGGWLKSAKDSYEVRGKKLGIVGYGNIGAQVSVLAESMGMKVYFYDVVTKLPLGNATQVGSLNELLAMSDVVSLHVPDTPNTRWMMKEPQLRAMKPKSYLINAARGKVVDIDALCAALRDGHLLGAAIDVFPEEPKSNDDEFLSPLREFDNVILTPHVGGSTQEAQENIGAEVAEKLVRYSDNGSTLSAVNFPEVALPSHPGMHRLLHIHANVPGILSQINQVFSDNGINIAAQFLQTNEKIGYVVIDVDAEYSQLALEKLRNIQGTVRTRVLF is encoded by the coding sequence ATGGCCAGAACGTCTCTCGAGAAGGACAAGATCCGCGTACTGCTGCTGGAGGGCATCCACGACACCGCCGTGGAGAACCTGCGCCAGAGCGGTTACACCAATGTCGAACTCCTCAAGGGCGCCCTGACTGGCGATGACCTCAAGGAAAAAGTGCGCGACGCCCATATCATCGGCATCCGCTCACGCACCCAACTCACCGAAGAGATCTTCGCCGCCGCCGACAAACTGATGGCTGTCGGCTGCTTCTGCATCGGCACCAACCAGGTCGACCTGGGTGCCGCCCTCAGCCGAGGCATTCCGGTCTTCAACGCTCCCTATTCCAACACCCGCTCCGTGGCCGAACTGGTCGTGGGCGAAGCCATCATGCTGATGCGCGGCATCCCGGAGCGCAACGCCTCCTGCCATCGCGGCGGCTGGCTCAAGTCCGCCAAAGACAGCTACGAAGTGCGCGGCAAGAAGCTCGGCATCGTCGGCTACGGCAACATCGGCGCCCAGGTCAGCGTACTGGCCGAATCCATGGGCATGAAGGTCTACTTCTACGACGTCGTCACCAAGCTGCCACTGGGCAACGCCACCCAGGTGGGCAGCCTGAACGAACTGCTCGCCATGAGCGACGTGGTCAGCCTGCACGTACCGGACACCCCCAACACCCGCTGGATGATGAAAGAACCCCAGCTGCGCGCCATGAAGCCGAAGAGCTACCTGATCAACGCCGCCCGCGGCAAGGTCGTGGACATCGACGCCCTGTGCGCCGCCCTGCGCGACGGCCACCTGCTGGGCGCGGCCATCGACGTCTTCCCGGAAGAACCCAAGTCCAACGACGACGAGTTCCTGTCGCCACTGCGTGAGTTCGATAACGTCATCCTGACCCCGCACGTGGGCGGTTCCACCCAGGAAGCCCAGGAAAACATCGGCGCCGAAGTGGCCGAAAAGCTGGTGCGTTACTCCGACAACGGCTCGACGCTGTCAGCGGTGAACTTCCCCGAAGTCGCCCTGCCCTCGCACCCCGGCATGCACCGCCTGCTGCACATTCACGCCAACGTGCCCGGCATCCTCAGCCAGATCAACCAGGTGTTCTCGGACAACGGCATCAACATCGCCGCCCAGTTCCTGCAGACCAACGAGAAGATCGGCTATGTCGTGATAGACGTGGACGCCGAGTACAGCCAGCTCGCGCTGGAAAAACTGCGCAATATCCAGGGCACGGTCCGCACTCGCGTCCTGTTCTGA
- a CDS encoding COG3014 family protein, producing the protein MLQPWFRLPLLLMVTLLTGCATSSLFNPYPWQAEQWKSALASDQPDAAITRLNRRTRGADKLLYLQERGRAAQIAGDLTRSIEDFRDVIRLYDNQDEQARIRASGAGSGIAALMVNDNAIPYRGQDYERIMVHGLQALNYWQTGDFDAAAVEFRRVTLEQQVAEQRREREIGDALADGEPVAAVSDFGSELAGLNSAAASVRSSIQNAYFYYLAGVFREATGDYNNALVDYKRAWEVNPDISLLPADIARVEARMNRRHVSDQGLVVIAYEQGFVPPREEVSLPIPTIHGYFAIAFPTYGGDLVGPVPLRIQQGDTELGRSEVATAVSGMAARALREAVPGMLARQTLRAAAKYEAQKRANDDLGLFGAFATQVYNLVSESADLRSWLTLPAYAQVARLELPPGPQALRLSGSGGSATVEIPVTRGGITLVRVIDTGSRLHITVMPTLEEQQ; encoded by the coding sequence ATGCTGCAACCCTGGTTCCGCCTGCCCCTGCTCCTGATGGTGACCCTGTTGACAGGGTGCGCCACGAGCTCGCTGTTCAACCCCTATCCCTGGCAGGCAGAGCAATGGAAGAGCGCACTGGCCAGTGACCAGCCCGACGCCGCCATCACCCGCCTGAATCGCCGCACCCGTGGCGCCGACAAGCTGCTGTACCTGCAGGAACGTGGCCGTGCCGCACAGATCGCCGGTGACCTGACACGAAGCATCGAGGATTTCCGCGACGTCATCCGGTTGTACGACAACCAGGACGAGCAGGCCCGCATCCGCGCCAGCGGGGCCGGGTCGGGTATCGCGGCCCTGATGGTCAACGACAACGCCATTCCCTATCGCGGCCAGGACTACGAACGCATCATGGTGCACGGCCTGCAGGCGCTCAATTACTGGCAGACGGGCGATTTCGACGCTGCGGCGGTGGAGTTCCGCCGCGTCACCCTGGAACAGCAAGTGGCGGAACAGCGCCGCGAGCGTGAAATCGGTGACGCCCTGGCAGACGGCGAACCCGTCGCCGCCGTCAGCGATTTCGGTAGCGAACTGGCCGGGCTCAACAGCGCCGCTGCCAGCGTTCGCTCCAGCATCCAGAACGCCTACTTCTACTATCTGGCGGGCGTGTTCCGGGAGGCCACCGGCGACTACAACAACGCGCTGGTGGACTACAAACGTGCCTGGGAGGTCAACCCGGACATCAGTCTGCTGCCCGCCGACATCGCTCGGGTCGAGGCGCGCATGAACCGGCGCCATGTCAGCGACCAGGGGCTGGTGGTGATCGCTTACGAACAGGGCTTTGTGCCGCCACGTGAAGAAGTCAGCCTGCCCATCCCCACCATTCACGGCTACTTTGCCATCGCCTTCCCCACCTACGGGGGTGATCTGGTGGGCCCGGTGCCGCTGCGCATCCAGCAGGGCGATACCGAACTGGGCCGCAGCGAAGTGGCCACCGCGGTCAGCGGCATGGCCGCGCGGGCCCTGCGTGAAGCCGTGCCGGGCATGCTGGCGCGCCAGACCCTGCGCGCCGCCGCCAAGTATGAGGCGCAGAAACGCGCCAACGATGATCTGGGTCTTTTCGGCGCTTTCGCCACCCAGGTTTATAATCTGGTTTCTGAATCCGCTGACCTGCGCAGCTGGCTGACCCTGCCTGCGTATGCCCAGGTGGCCCGGCTGGAACTTCCGCCGGGCCCGCAGGCTCTCAGGTTGTCGGGGTCAGGAGGCAGTGCTACCGTGGAAATTCCGGTTACCAGAGGGGGCATCACCCTGGTCCGCGTGATCGATACCGGAAGCCGTTTGCACATCACCGTGATGCCCACCCTGGAGGAACAACAATGA
- a CDS encoding YcfL family protein, whose translation MRYLALVLLPLLLVACATTTSSLPEEDRDVMRYDSVSLDGRLELLEVNRAMAGDLIRTQVLVRNRSAFALSYQYKFRWYDRNGFEIAPEGEPWQPRQLAGRSEERLQGVAPNPSAVRFEVWVREQ comes from the coding sequence ATGAGATACCTTGCCCTGGTGCTGCTGCCCCTGCTGCTGGTTGCGTGCGCCACCACCACCTCGTCACTGCCCGAAGAAGATCGCGATGTCATGCGCTATGACAGCGTGTCTCTGGACGGCCGCCTGGAGCTGCTGGAAGTGAACCGTGCCATGGCCGGTGATCTGATCCGCACCCAGGTTCTGGTGCGCAACCGCTCTGCCTTTGCCCTCTCATACCAGTACAAGTTCCGCTGGTATGATCGCAACGGCTTCGAGATCGCCCCGGAGGGGGAACCCTGGCAGCCACGCCAACTGGCTGGCCGCAGTGAAGAACGCCTGCAGGGCGTGGCCCCGAATCCGTCGGCGGTACGCTTTGAAGTCTGGGTCCGGGAACAGTAA
- the lpoB gene encoding penicillin-binding protein activator LpoB: MRAMTLVVMLLALVATGCTRVQYGDATATETVTVDFGSTDLQMIATSMVDDLLRFPPVVQLTAERRPVVFVDRVQNRTVEHIDTESVTDSIRTRLIQSGKFRFVDMTVVDRVREQMDFQTQSGMVDPATAVTMGRQIGAEFMLYGALTSIVKRDNRTRDVYYKFTLNMMNLETGIIEWSSEKEIRKTQSRRLFGM, from the coding sequence ATGCGTGCAATGACACTGGTTGTGATGCTACTGGCCCTGGTCGCCACCGGCTGTACCCGAGTGCAATACGGTGACGCCACCGCCACGGAAACCGTGACCGTGGATTTCGGCTCCACCGACCTGCAGATGATCGCCACCTCGATGGTGGATGATCTGCTGCGCTTCCCCCCGGTCGTCCAGCTGACCGCCGAACGGCGCCCGGTGGTGTTCGTGGACCGGGTACAGAACCGGACCGTTGAGCACATCGACACCGAATCGGTGACCGACAGCATCCGCACCCGACTGATCCAGTCCGGCAAGTTCCGCTTTGTGGACATGACCGTGGTGGACCGGGTGCGCGAGCAAATGGACTTCCAGACCCAGAGCGGCATGGTCGACCCGGCTACCGCCGTGACCATGGGCCGCCAGATCGGAGCCGAGTTCATGCTGTACGGCGCCCTGACCAGCATCGTGAAGCGCGATAACCGCACCCGCGATGTCTATTACAAGTTCACCCTGAACATGATGAACCTGGAAACCGGCATCATCGAGTGGTCCAGCGAGAAGGAAATCCGCAAGACCCAGTCACGCCGGCTGTTCGGTATGTAA
- a CDS encoding CsgG/HfaB family protein → MHTPRLLLALLFGACLALNSHASETLTRNASGYGGTPQQAVANALVEAARQGLGVVVTLDPAFRTQVREWVVKQGVATGRWYSEPETQLPTLASVAGYRVLATRQISEGLWQADVEAQLLDYAPVGPDRRHLPSVAVGSFRTAQPDFDLGGTLPAPEVSARLRNALVNSLSQSGRLRVLDRDFSADLDQELNVSAGSLLPAAQLQLGREMGADLMLVGEIRDFQLGRPQRRYYGAAFNDLEPVVRIHYRLIETATGEIVRADTFVYRETPADLRRRLRDADIDPERERDRISELLFPDVAADLTSTVTDTLYPIRVLASDHGSYYLSQGSGRLVAGRLLSVHDTLRELEDPDTGQRIRLESPPLATLRVTRVLDDHAVAELVEGNAAAITADALLRPTRVAATTPSGRPMTPGSSAAPIQWD, encoded by the coding sequence ATGCACACACCACGGCTTCTGCTCGCTCTGCTGTTCGGCGCCTGTCTGGCGCTCAACAGCCACGCCAGCGAGACCCTCACCCGCAATGCCAGCGGTTATGGCGGCACCCCCCAGCAAGCGGTTGCCAATGCGCTGGTGGAAGCGGCCCGCCAGGGACTCGGCGTCGTGGTGACGCTGGACCCGGCCTTTCGTACCCAGGTCCGTGAATGGGTGGTAAAGCAAGGCGTCGCCACGGGCCGCTGGTACAGCGAACCCGAGACCCAGTTGCCGACGCTGGCCTCCGTAGCAGGCTACCGGGTGCTGGCCACCCGGCAGATCAGCGAGGGCCTCTGGCAAGCGGACGTCGAGGCACAGCTGCTGGATTACGCGCCAGTGGGCCCCGACCGCCGCCATCTGCCGTCCGTGGCCGTAGGCAGCTTCCGCACCGCCCAGCCAGACTTCGATCTGGGCGGCACCCTGCCCGCCCCCGAAGTCAGCGCACGCCTGCGCAATGCCCTGGTCAACAGCCTCAGCCAGAGCGGTCGCCTGCGTGTGCTCGACCGCGATTTCAGCGCCGACCTGGATCAGGAACTGAACGTGTCAGCAGGCAGCCTGCTGCCTGCAGCGCAGCTTCAGTTGGGCAGGGAAATGGGCGCCGACCTGATGCTGGTGGGCGAGATTCGCGATTTTCAGCTGGGTCGGCCGCAACGGCGCTATTACGGCGCCGCGTTCAATGATCTGGAACCGGTGGTTCGCATTCACTATCGGCTGATCGAAACCGCCACGGGCGAAATCGTCCGCGCAGACACTTTTGTCTACCGGGAAACACCGGCAGATCTGCGCCGCCGTCTGCGGGATGCGGACATTGATCCCGAGCGCGAGCGTGACCGGATCAGTGAATTGCTGTTCCCCGATGTGGCCGCCGACCTGACCAGTACCGTCACCGATACGCTGTATCCGATCCGCGTGCTGGCCAGTGACCACGGCAGCTACTACCTCAGCCAGGGCAGCGGCCGACTGGTCGCCGGCAGATTGCTGAGCGTGCACGACACGCTGCGCGAGCTGGAGGACCCGGACACGGGGCAACGTATTCGCCTGGAAAGTCCACCACTGGCGACGCTGCGTGTTACCCGCGTCCTCGATGACCATGCCGTGGCCGAACTGGTCGAAGGCAATGCCGCCGCCATCACCGCAGACGCCCTGCTGCGCCCCACCCGTGTCGCCGCCACAACCCCCTCCGGCCGCCCCATGACACCCGGATCTTCCGCCGCACCCATTCAGTGGGACTGA
- a CDS encoding porin family protein, whose product MKMWIAGTGVAALFAAGAVQAQPMTQMQPEFYVGGQYNYLEQRVSGQSNPNYDVFSGRLGVQVNPFISGETRLGFGVSGDRVDPGNLKTEVHNYYGFYARAGLPNETAFTPYVIGGWTDVRFELEGNGQSRDGGSYGAGVDFNLDPFLALNLEYMRMQDKSDYDLDGISLGFTFKF is encoded by the coding sequence ATGAAAATGTGGATAGCAGGTACAGGTGTTGCAGCGCTGTTTGCCGCTGGTGCGGTACAGGCGCAACCGATGACCCAGATGCAGCCTGAGTTTTATGTCGGCGGTCAGTACAACTATCTTGAGCAACGGGTGAGTGGCCAGTCGAACCCGAACTATGACGTATTCAGTGGTCGTCTTGGCGTGCAGGTCAATCCGTTCATTTCCGGCGAAACTCGTCTTGGCTTCGGCGTTAGTGGTGATCGGGTGGATCCAGGCAATCTGAAGACAGAGGTCCACAATTATTACGGCTTCTACGCGCGTGCCGGTTTGCCCAATGAAACAGCGTTCACGCCCTATGTGATTGGTGGCTGGACGGATGTTCGCTTCGAGTTGGAGGGTAACGGGCAAAGTCGCGACGGCGGCAGCTACGGCGCGGGTGTTGATTTCAATCTGGACCCGTTCCTGGCCCTGAACCTGGAGTACATGCGAATGCAGGACAAGAGTGACTACGATCTTGACGGTATTTCGCTGGGTTTCACCTTCAAGTTCTAA
- a CDS encoding alpha/beta hydrolase, whose protein sequence is MSSPPDASPPFDIDAIQSGWQPLDWTAPQVISGEAKRYAEYYGIDFARQYPDLLHAFGYFDAAGHTIAVHGWLPPQARGTVLVVHGYFDHVGLYRHVVGHLLERGYAVLAYDLPGHGLSSGPRAAIDDFLIYRDVLHQCLTNKANGFPRPWHVIAQSTGGAIVMDYLVSTAVQGVPSPFEKVILLAPLVRPFAWRSGRILHALVSPFRDYVKRVFTVNSNDPDFLHFLEHLDPLQHRALSARWVSALKKWIPTFERAGAVQVSPVIIQGDMDETVDWRHNLSIIEDKFHQPEIHVLKGARHQLANEHPDIRKQVRQIIDKHLG, encoded by the coding sequence ATGAGTTCACCACCCGATGCCTCGCCGCCTTTTGATATCGACGCCATACAGTCCGGCTGGCAGCCGCTGGACTGGACGGCGCCGCAGGTGATTAGCGGTGAGGCGAAACGCTATGCGGAATATTACGGTATCGATTTCGCGCGCCAGTACCCGGATCTGTTGCATGCGTTCGGATACTTCGACGCGGCCGGGCATACGATCGCCGTGCACGGCTGGCTGCCACCGCAGGCGCGGGGCACGGTGCTGGTGGTGCATGGTTATTTCGATCATGTGGGGCTCTATCGGCATGTGGTCGGCCACCTTCTTGAGCGTGGTTACGCCGTGCTGGCCTATGACCTGCCCGGGCACGGATTGTCATCGGGGCCCCGTGCTGCGATTGACGATTTCCTCATCTATCGGGACGTTCTGCATCAGTGTCTGACCAACAAGGCAAATGGATTTCCGCGCCCCTGGCATGTCATTGCCCAGAGCACCGGCGGTGCGATTGTCATGGATTATCTGGTCAGTACGGCGGTGCAGGGGGTGCCGTCACCCTTCGAGAAAGTCATTTTGCTGGCCCCCCTGGTGCGTCCGTTTGCCTGGCGTTCCGGGCGTATTCTGCATGCGCTGGTCAGCCCGTTCCGGGACTATGTAAAACGCGTTTTTACAGTTAACTCGAATGATCCTGATTTTTTACACTTTCTGGAGCATCTGGACCCTTTACAGCACCGCGCACTCTCTGCACGCTGGGTATCCGCGCTGAAAAAATGGATACCGACCTTCGAGCGCGCCGGGGCCGTGCAGGTCAGCCCGGTCATCATCCAGGGCGATATGGATGAGACCGTTGACTGGCGGCATAACCTGAGCATTATCGAAGACAAGTTCCATCAGCCGGAGATTCATGTGCTCAAGGGTGCACGGCATCAGTTGGCCAATGAGCATCCGGATATTCGCAAGCAGGTGCGACAGATCATCGACAAGCATCTGGGTTGA